A part of Gracilimonas sp. genomic DNA contains:
- a CDS encoding AraC family transcriptional regulator — MEKMTLHIKNMVCGRCEMVIETALTALGLEVNHVQLGKAEVTRNGEHPTLREIEKELDRFNFGLLKDDDSILVEKVKTTLIEWVESGKLETDETSLSDFLATHLAKSYATISRAFSKKEEVTIEKYFIRLKIEKAKERVEYGNLSFSEIAYQLGYKNLQHLSRQFKEITGMSMSDYQKLQNPERKALDKI, encoded by the coding sequence ATGGAAAAAATGACACTGCATATAAAAAATATGGTCTGTGGCCGCTGCGAGATGGTTATTGAGACGGCTCTCACTGCACTTGGGCTAGAAGTAAACCACGTACAACTCGGCAAAGCTGAAGTAACCCGCAATGGAGAACACCCAACTCTTCGGGAAATCGAAAAAGAATTGGATCGGTTTAACTTCGGTTTATTGAAAGATGACGACTCCATTCTTGTTGAAAAAGTAAAAACCACCCTGATTGAATGGGTGGAGTCCGGAAAGCTTGAAACCGATGAGACTTCACTGTCTGATTTTCTGGCTACACACCTGGCTAAAAGTTATGCTACCATTTCCCGTGCTTTTTCAAAGAAAGAAGAAGTTACCATTGAGAAGTACTTCATCCGGCTCAAAATTGAAAAAGCCAAAGAACGGGTGGAATACGGAAATCTTAGCTTCAGCGAAATTGCCTACCAGCTGGGGTATAAAAATCTTCAGCACTTGTCCCGGCAATTTAAAGAGATTACGGGCATGAGTATGAGTGACTATCAGAAGCTGCAAAACCCAGAGCGAAAAGCCCTCGATAAAATTTAG
- a CDS encoding VOC family protein, giving the protein MSKHEKIDYVEFPSSNLEATKKFFSKAFGWKFTDYGPEYCDFANEGINGGFFKSEKKSTTEAGGALVIFYSSELESTQQKVKAAGGKIIKDIFSFPGGRRFHFIEPSGNEFAVWSDKGVE; this is encoded by the coding sequence ATGAGCAAGCACGAAAAAATCGATTATGTAGAGTTCCCGTCATCTAATCTTGAGGCTACCAAGAAATTTTTTAGCAAAGCTTTTGGCTGGAAGTTCACGGACTATGGCCCGGAATATTGTGACTTTGCCAATGAAGGAATCAATGGCGGGTTCTTTAAATCAGAAAAGAAATCAACGACTGAAGCCGGAGGGGCCCTTGTAATTTTTTATAGCTCTGAGTTAGAGTCGACACAGCAAAAAGTTAAAGCAGCAGGCGGAAAAATCATAAAGGATATTTTTTCTTTTCCAGGCGGACGTCGCTTTCATTTCATTGAACCCAGCGGGAATGAGTTTGCGGTTTGGTCAGACAAGGGGGTCGAATAA
- a CDS encoding restriction endonuclease: MEPFNVIKATGEEERFSISKLKKSLSNAGAQPQTIKLLINNLDENGFFRNGITTKELYREAYRMLKQNSHRVASRYKLKEALLELGPSGYPFEVLISEIFTKLGYSTEVGSVVRGKCVSHEIDVIAQDESEVFMMECKFHNRKDHHCNVTIPLYVQARFQDVSDTWAADSKLKKKKPSSYIVTNTRFTKDAMDYAECMQMKLLSWDYPQKQGLRTLIEKTHIHPVTVLSSLTKKETMKLLNKNIVHCEQLLANKSILEELQFSHSKKTTILKEAEDLCSD, encoded by the coding sequence ATGGAACCATTCAATGTTATTAAAGCGACCGGTGAAGAGGAAAGATTTAGTATATCTAAGTTAAAAAAATCTCTGAGCAATGCCGGTGCCCAGCCACAAACCATTAAACTCCTGATCAATAATTTAGATGAAAACGGGTTTTTCAGGAATGGCATCACAACAAAAGAATTGTACCGGGAAGCTTACCGTATGCTTAAACAAAACTCTCATCGAGTTGCCAGTCGCTACAAGCTAAAGGAAGCATTACTTGAGCTTGGGCCGTCAGGTTACCCTTTCGAAGTGCTGATTTCTGAAATATTCACCAAGCTTGGTTATAGCACAGAAGTTGGCTCCGTTGTTCGTGGCAAATGCGTCTCCCATGAAATAGATGTAATCGCACAAGATGAGAGTGAAGTGTTTATGATGGAATGTAAATTTCATAACAGAAAAGATCATCACTGCAATGTTACTATTCCCTTATATGTACAAGCCCGCTTTCAGGATGTGTCTGATACCTGGGCAGCAGATTCAAAGCTTAAAAAGAAGAAACCCTCAAGTTACATAGTTACAAATACTCGCTTCACGAAAGACGCCATGGATTATGCTGAGTGTATGCAGATGAAATTATTAAGCTGGGACTACCCTCAAAAGCAGGGACTACGCACTCTCATTGAAAAGACACATATTCACCCTGTTACCGTTCTTTCAAGCCTTACAAAAAAGGAAACCATGAAGTTACTCAATAAAAATATAGTTCACTGTGAGCAGCTTCTCGCTAACAAAAGCATACTTGAAGAACTTCAATTTAGTCACTCTAAAAAAACTACCATCTTAAAAGAGGCTGAAGACCTGTGCTCAGATTAA